In a genomic window of Pseudorasbora parva isolate DD20220531a chromosome 24, ASM2467924v1, whole genome shotgun sequence:
- the nktr gene encoding NK-tumor recognition protein isoform X2 — MGVKDRPQCYFDVEINREPVGRIVFQLFSDVCPKTSKNFLCLCTGEKGSGKNTGKKLCYKGSTFHRVVKNFMIQGGDFTEGNGRGGESIYGGFFEDENFTLKHSRAFLLSMANRGKDTNGSQFFITTKTAPHLDGVHVVFGLVISGFEVIKKIEGLKTDSASRPYADVRVIDCGQLITKSANDVLQGKRSKAFHSEDDSQSFSESSSQFSSSEGESDKKYASRKRKRNSKGKPSKRKRKGTKKEKDSVKTAGCGSHAEGEMAEDDDGEGEQNVKREKPVVRPEEIPPVPENRFLLRRDMPSQEETIKTVELDTAQIDTKPAVTKSGRKIKGRGTMRYHTPPRSKSRSESEGERGSSETPPHWKEEMQRTKAYQPPSVERWSKKERWDDRSDTPRSRSRSEEHSLSGASVYSSQYQPRKEKKKTKRKKKNKKRKHLKKHKKNKTKETSVSEGEMNGSSGKRSKHTGHAERRLSRSCSHSYSRSSSRHSHRSYRSESERRRYLSSSSKDSRSYSKSRSRSYSRSRSRSERRGRSSVRSSRSRSGRSVTHSRSLSRSRSRYRTRSRSRSNSRYSSETPPRSRKRNELRSPRKSKSAEGGISKLDKPVPRSVQGEEPKAPPASSESVSVLPMSDSPPPSRWKPGQKPWKPSYFRIQEINVKSAPASNALINPSSNVPREKMSSSKPDMAVSHRGPSSSNNNVPDRLLQSSLSRSRSRSRSRSTSKSLSQFGSRSSSCSRSESYGSNKEKSTEKKKKHSVQKSDKHANHGSGHKYTSPSSQDVSDSPCNLIHRHNDSLVQRNTLEVQGVAIKSKNPIQSKEPNNNNASGWESEDENSSKTKTAAEHNQIPVKEEGLTETKKRQILARCWESESDSEMPNKKVCGDAKHVSEKEEGEASSESEDDDPLWSNHGTEMLKLLKSNEEQPADTKISKHKSKKVKRKHKHKRKNSSRSGSRQSKAKNSKKHQKPKETFHWQPPLEFGDEGEEDDSATQSKQLYISNPDSVSDGAKRHAKSGKVKPQVLEIKDEGQGIIESQQDQVSVEYSKSIDEKRKITESQKSKLKRNAKRSPTQSHPEIPNSSTDPEANLSDTNLASIKPIDPNKVDIYSPERIPEAEQIGPKPTGFSPLKNILNNGSVRVPPQTEKENFIIIGPALSHGSQPEENVPGDTSFSAVDNKWKPLTDMNVVQSITTKPFIMKINKQLDQLEGKNQGLKIEIKSKSRVRPGSLFDEVRKTAWLNQRPRNPDSSSEEDSLPATGERAGSLNHSQNKSRSGSSHRSDRRSRSHSYSHSRSRSRSYTYSSRSYSRSRSRSRYSRGHSRSRSSTYRSYRSRTDSRSRSRSRYRGRHTSSYSSRSRSRSRRRGRRRSESSDRRSRSYRSYSRSSSRRRSHSRSSRYS; from the exons TTGGACGAATTGTCTTTCAACTGTTCTCCGATGTTTGTCccaagacaagtaaaaattttcTTTGCCTGTGCACTG GCGAGAAAGGCAGTggtaaaaatacaggaaaaaaaTTGTGCTATAAAGGCTCAACTTTCCATCGAGTTGTAAAGAACTTCATGATCCAGGGGGGTGATTTCACAGAGG GCAATGGAAGAGGAGGAGAATCTATATATGGTGGTTTCTTTGAAG ATGAGAACTTTACTCTCAAACATAGCAGAGCCTTCCTCTTGTCGATGGCCAACCGTGGCAAAGACACAAATGGGTCCCAGTTCTTCAT AACTACAAAGACAGCGCCTCACCTAGATGG aGTGCATGTGGTCTTTGGGCTGGTCATCTCGGGCTTTGAGGTCATAAAGAAAATTGAGGGGCTGAAGACTGACTCAGCCAGCAGACCCTATGCTGACGTCAGAGTGATTGACTGTGGACAGCTGATTACAAAGTCTGCTAATGATG TTCTTCAAGGCAAAAGGAGCAAAGCATTCCATTCTGAGGATGACTCGCAGAGCTTCTCAGAGTCTTCATCTCAGTTTTCCTCCTCTGAAGGAGAGTCTGACAAAAAGTATGCATCTCGAAAGAGGAAAAGAAACTCAAAGGGTAAACCCtcaaagagaaaaagaaaagggaCAAAAAAGGAGAAAGACTCTGTTAAAACAGCAGGATGTGGAAG TCATGCTGAGGGAGAGATGGCAGAGGACGATGATGGTGAGGGTGAGCAGAATGTGAAAAGGGAGAAGCCTGTGGTTCGACCAGAAGAGATCCCACCTGTGCCAGAGAACCGTTTCCTGCTCCGCAGAGACATGCCTTCCCAGGAGGAGACAATAAAAAC GGTTGAACTGGACACGGCACAAATTGACACCAAACCAGCTGTCACAAAATCTGGACGCAAAATCAAAGGACGCGGAACTATG AGGTACCATACACCCCCTCGGTCAAAGTCTCGATCGGAGTCAGAAGGGGAACGTGGGAGCAGTGAGACTCCCCCACACTGGAAAGAGGAAATGCAGAGGACCAAGGCTTACCAGCCCCCCAGTGTGGAGAGATGGAGTAAAAAAGAAAG ATGGGATGACAGAAGTGACACCCCAAGGTCTAGGTCAAGATCAGAAGAGCATTCCTTAAGTGGGGCCTCTGTGTACTCCAGCCAGTATCAacccagaaaagaaaaaaagaaaaccaaacgcaaaaagaaaaataagaaacGAAAGCATTTAAAGAAACATAAAAAGAACAAAACTAAGGAGACCTCTGTGTCTGAGGGTGAGATGAATGGGTCCTCAGGTAAGAGGTCAAAACACACAGGCCATGCTGAAAGAAGACTTTCTCGTTCGTGCTCTCATTCTTACTCTCGTTCGTCCTCGCGTCACTCCCACAGATCGTATCGATCAGAGTCAGAAAGGAGACGTTACTTATCAAGCTCTTCTAAAGATTCACGATCTTATTCGAAGTCCAGGAGCAGATCCTATTCCAGAAGTCGCTCAAGGTCTGAGAGGCGGGGTCGATCATCTGTGAGGTCAAGTCGTAGTCGATCAGGGCGGTCTGTTACACATTCTAGGTCACTCTCTCGTTCTCGATCCAGATACAGGACAAGGTCAAGATCAAGATCAAACTCTAGGTATAGTTCAGAAACCCCACCACGTTCCAGGAAAAGAAATGAGTTGAGATCCCCTCGAAAGTCAAAGTCTGCAGAGGGTGGTATTTCTAAATTAGACAAGCCTGTCCCTAGATCGGTTCAAGGTGAAGAACCTAAAGCACCACCAGCATCTTCAGAGAGTGTCTCTGTTTTGCCTATGAGTGACAGTCCACCTCCCTCTCGATGGAAACCAGGCCAGAAACCCTGGAAACCCTCTTACTTTCGCATTCAAGAGATCAATGTAAAATCAGCCCCAGCTTCAAATGCACTGATCAACCCATCATCAAATGTACCTCGGGAAAAAATGTCCTCTTCAAAGCCAGACATGGCTGTTAGTCACAGAGGCCCAAGCAGCAGTAACAATAATGTTCCTGATAGGCTCCTACAAAGCAGTTTGTCCAGGAGCAGGTCACGTAGTCGATCAAGAAGCACCAGCAAATCACTAAGTCAGTTCGGCAGCAGATCTTCCTCCTGCAGTAGGTCAGAATCATATGGTTCAAACAAAGAAAAATccactgaaaaaaagaaaaaacatagtGTCCAAAAGAGTGACAAGCATGCAAATCATGGTAGTGGCCACAAATATACATCTCCCTCCTCACAGGATGTATCTGATAGTCCATGCAATCTTATTCACAGACACAATGATTCCTTGGTACAGAGAAACACACTTGAAGTACAGGGAGTGGCAATAAAAAGCAAGAACCCCATTCAAAGTAAAGAACCAAACAACAACAATGCATCAGGATGGGAAAGTGAAGATGAGAACTCAAGTAAGACTAAAACTGCTGCAGAACACAACCAAATCCCTGTTAAGGAGGAAGGACTTACTGAAACAAAAAAGAGGCAGATTTTGGCTCGTTGCTGGGAGTCTGAAAGTGACTCTGAAATGCCAAACAAAAAGGTATGTGGTGATGCCAAGCATGTGTCCGAAAAAGAGGAAGGAGAGGCTAGTTCAGAATCAGAGGATGATGACCCTTTATGGTCAAACCATGGGACAGAAATGCTCAAGCTATTAAAAAGTAATGAGGAACAGCCTGCAGACACAAAAATTTCAAAACACAAGAGCAAGAAAGTCAAGCGGAAGCACAAGCACAAAAGGAAGAACTCTTCCAGGTCCGGATCTCGCCAATCCAAGGCAAAGAATTCCAAGAAGCACCAGAAGCCAAAAGAGACATTTCACTGGCAGCCTCCACTGGAGTTTGGGGATGAAGGTGAAGAGGATGATTCAGCCACTCAATCAAAACAATTATACATATCAAACCCTGACTCTGTCAGTGATGGAGCAAAAAGGCATGCAAAATCTGGAAAGGTCAAGCCCCAAGTTTTAGAGATTAAGGATGAGGGTCAAGGGATTATTGAATCACAGCAAGATCAGGTTTCAGTAGAGTATTCTAAAAGTatcgatgagaagaggaagaTAACCGAAAGCCAAAAATCAAAGCTAAAACGCAATGCTAAAAGAAGTCCAACTCAAAGCCATCCAGAGATTCCAAATTCTTCCACAGATCCAGAGGCCAATCTTTCAGACACTAACTTGGCAAGTATCAAACCAATAGACCCAAATAAAGTTGATATATATTCTCCAGAGCGCATCCCAGAGGCTGAGCAAATAGGGCCCAAACCGACTGGCTTTTCCCCACTGAAAAATATTCTGAATAATGGTAGTGTGCGTGTTCCACCTCAAACTGAAAAAgaaaactttattattattggaCCTGCTTTATCTCATGGCAGTCAACCAGAGGAAAATGTACCTGGTGACACTTCTTTCTCAGCAGTTGATAATAAATGGAAACCTTTGACAGACATGAATGTTGTGCAGTCCATAACTACAAAGccttttattatgaaaataaacaaacagcTAGATCAACTGGAAGGAAAGAATCAGGGTCTCAAGATTGAGATCAAGAGCAAGAGTAGAGTCCGTCCAGGATCCCTCTTTGACGAGGTACGAAAGACAGCTTGGTTAAATCAGAGACCTAGAAATCCAGACAGCTCAAGTGAAGAAGACTCTCTTCCAGCAACAGGAGAAAGAGCTGGATCCCTTAATCACTCTCAGAACAAGTCAAGATCTGGGTCCAGTCACAGGTCCGACCGTAGAAGTAGGTCCCATTCATATAGCCACTCCAGGAGCAGGTCCAGAAGCTACACCTACTCTTCCAG GAGCTACAGTAGAAGTAGAAGCAGGAGTAGATACAGTAGAGGACACTCTCGGTCTCGAAGTAGCACCTACCGAAGTTACCGCAG TCGCACCGACAGTAGGAGCCGTTCTAGAAGTCGGTATAGAGGTCGCCACACATCAAG TTATTCCAGTCGCAGCCGCAGTCGTAGCAGGAGAAGAGGGCGTCGGAGAAGCGAGAGCTCTGATCGCAGGTCCAG GTCATATCGCTCCTACAGTCGCAGTTCATCCAGGCGGCGAAGTCATAGCCGAAGCAGTCGATACAGCTGA
- the nktr gene encoding NK-tumor recognition protein isoform X1: protein MGVKDRPQCYFDVEINREPVGRIVFQLFSDVCPKTSKNFLCLCTGEKGSGKNTGKKLCYKGSTFHRVVKNFMIQGGDFTEGNGRGGESIYGGFFEDENFTLKHSRAFLLSMANRGKDTNGSQFFITTKTAPHLDGVHVVFGLVISGFEVIKKIEGLKTDSASRPYADVRVIDCGQLITKSANDVLQGKRSKAFHSEDDSQSFSESSSQFSSSEGESDKKYASRKRKRNSKGKPSKRKRKGTKKEKDSVKTAGCGSHAEGEMAEDDDGEGEQNVKREKPVVRPEEIPPVPENRFLLRRDMPSQEETIKTVELDTAQIDTKPAVTKSGRKIKGRGTMRYHTPPRSKSRSESEGERGSSETPPHWKEEMQRTKAYQPPSVERWSKKERWDDRSDTPRSRSRSEEHSLSGASVYSSQYQPRKEKKKTKRKKKNKKRKHLKKHKKNKTKETSVSEGEMNGSSGKRSKHTGHAERRLSRSCSHSYSRSSSRHSHRSYRSESERRRYLSSSSKDSRSYSKSRSRSYSRSRSRSERRGRSSVRSSRSRSGRSVTHSRSLSRSRSRYRTRSRSRSNSRYSSETPPRSRKRNELRSPRKSKSAEGGISKLDKPVPRSVQGEEPKAPPASSESVSVLPMSDSPPPSRWKPGQKPWKPSYFRIQEINVKSAPASNALINPSSNVPREKMSSSKPDMAVSHRGPSSSNNNVPDRLLQSSLSRSRSRSRSRSTSKSLSQFGSRSSSCSRSESYGSNKEKSTEKKKKHSVQKSDKHANHGSGHKYTSPSSQDVSDSPCNLIHRHNDSLVQRNTLEVQGVAIKSKNPIQSKEPNNNNASGWESEDENSSKTKTAAEHNQIPVKEEGLTETKKRQILARCWESESDSEMPNKKVCGDAKHVSEKEEGEASSESEDDDPLWSNHGTEMLKLLKSNEEQPADTKISKHKSKKVKRKHKHKRKNSSRSGSRQSKAKNSKKHQKPKETFHWQPPLEFGDEGEEDDSATQSKQLYISNPDSVSDGAKRHAKSGKVKPQVLEIKDEGQGIIESQQDQVSVEYSKSIDEKRKITESQKSKLKRNAKRSPTQSHPEIPNSSTDPEANLSDTNLASIKPIDPNKVDIYSPERIPEAEQIGPKPTGFSPLKNILNNGSVRVPPQTEKENFIIIGPALSHGSQPEENVPGDTSFSAVDNKWKPLTDMNVVQSITTKPFIMKINKQLDQLEGKNQGLKIEIKSKSRVRPGSLFDEVRKTAWLNQRPRNPDSSSEEDSLPATGERAGSLNHSQNKSRSGSSHRSDRRSRSHSYSHSRSRSRSYTYSSRSYSRSRSRSRYSRGHSRSRSSTYRSYRSRTDSRSRSRSRYRGRHTSRSDSSDSYSSRSRSRSRRRGRRRSESSDRRSRSYRSYSRSSSRRRSHSRSSRYS from the exons TTGGACGAATTGTCTTTCAACTGTTCTCCGATGTTTGTCccaagacaagtaaaaattttcTTTGCCTGTGCACTG GCGAGAAAGGCAGTggtaaaaatacaggaaaaaaaTTGTGCTATAAAGGCTCAACTTTCCATCGAGTTGTAAAGAACTTCATGATCCAGGGGGGTGATTTCACAGAGG GCAATGGAAGAGGAGGAGAATCTATATATGGTGGTTTCTTTGAAG ATGAGAACTTTACTCTCAAACATAGCAGAGCCTTCCTCTTGTCGATGGCCAACCGTGGCAAAGACACAAATGGGTCCCAGTTCTTCAT AACTACAAAGACAGCGCCTCACCTAGATGG aGTGCATGTGGTCTTTGGGCTGGTCATCTCGGGCTTTGAGGTCATAAAGAAAATTGAGGGGCTGAAGACTGACTCAGCCAGCAGACCCTATGCTGACGTCAGAGTGATTGACTGTGGACAGCTGATTACAAAGTCTGCTAATGATG TTCTTCAAGGCAAAAGGAGCAAAGCATTCCATTCTGAGGATGACTCGCAGAGCTTCTCAGAGTCTTCATCTCAGTTTTCCTCCTCTGAAGGAGAGTCTGACAAAAAGTATGCATCTCGAAAGAGGAAAAGAAACTCAAAGGGTAAACCCtcaaagagaaaaagaaaagggaCAAAAAAGGAGAAAGACTCTGTTAAAACAGCAGGATGTGGAAG TCATGCTGAGGGAGAGATGGCAGAGGACGATGATGGTGAGGGTGAGCAGAATGTGAAAAGGGAGAAGCCTGTGGTTCGACCAGAAGAGATCCCACCTGTGCCAGAGAACCGTTTCCTGCTCCGCAGAGACATGCCTTCCCAGGAGGAGACAATAAAAAC GGTTGAACTGGACACGGCACAAATTGACACCAAACCAGCTGTCACAAAATCTGGACGCAAAATCAAAGGACGCGGAACTATG AGGTACCATACACCCCCTCGGTCAAAGTCTCGATCGGAGTCAGAAGGGGAACGTGGGAGCAGTGAGACTCCCCCACACTGGAAAGAGGAAATGCAGAGGACCAAGGCTTACCAGCCCCCCAGTGTGGAGAGATGGAGTAAAAAAGAAAG ATGGGATGACAGAAGTGACACCCCAAGGTCTAGGTCAAGATCAGAAGAGCATTCCTTAAGTGGGGCCTCTGTGTACTCCAGCCAGTATCAacccagaaaagaaaaaaagaaaaccaaacgcaaaaagaaaaataagaaacGAAAGCATTTAAAGAAACATAAAAAGAACAAAACTAAGGAGACCTCTGTGTCTGAGGGTGAGATGAATGGGTCCTCAGGTAAGAGGTCAAAACACACAGGCCATGCTGAAAGAAGACTTTCTCGTTCGTGCTCTCATTCTTACTCTCGTTCGTCCTCGCGTCACTCCCACAGATCGTATCGATCAGAGTCAGAAAGGAGACGTTACTTATCAAGCTCTTCTAAAGATTCACGATCTTATTCGAAGTCCAGGAGCAGATCCTATTCCAGAAGTCGCTCAAGGTCTGAGAGGCGGGGTCGATCATCTGTGAGGTCAAGTCGTAGTCGATCAGGGCGGTCTGTTACACATTCTAGGTCACTCTCTCGTTCTCGATCCAGATACAGGACAAGGTCAAGATCAAGATCAAACTCTAGGTATAGTTCAGAAACCCCACCACGTTCCAGGAAAAGAAATGAGTTGAGATCCCCTCGAAAGTCAAAGTCTGCAGAGGGTGGTATTTCTAAATTAGACAAGCCTGTCCCTAGATCGGTTCAAGGTGAAGAACCTAAAGCACCACCAGCATCTTCAGAGAGTGTCTCTGTTTTGCCTATGAGTGACAGTCCACCTCCCTCTCGATGGAAACCAGGCCAGAAACCCTGGAAACCCTCTTACTTTCGCATTCAAGAGATCAATGTAAAATCAGCCCCAGCTTCAAATGCACTGATCAACCCATCATCAAATGTACCTCGGGAAAAAATGTCCTCTTCAAAGCCAGACATGGCTGTTAGTCACAGAGGCCCAAGCAGCAGTAACAATAATGTTCCTGATAGGCTCCTACAAAGCAGTTTGTCCAGGAGCAGGTCACGTAGTCGATCAAGAAGCACCAGCAAATCACTAAGTCAGTTCGGCAGCAGATCTTCCTCCTGCAGTAGGTCAGAATCATATGGTTCAAACAAAGAAAAATccactgaaaaaaagaaaaaacatagtGTCCAAAAGAGTGACAAGCATGCAAATCATGGTAGTGGCCACAAATATACATCTCCCTCCTCACAGGATGTATCTGATAGTCCATGCAATCTTATTCACAGACACAATGATTCCTTGGTACAGAGAAACACACTTGAAGTACAGGGAGTGGCAATAAAAAGCAAGAACCCCATTCAAAGTAAAGAACCAAACAACAACAATGCATCAGGATGGGAAAGTGAAGATGAGAACTCAAGTAAGACTAAAACTGCTGCAGAACACAACCAAATCCCTGTTAAGGAGGAAGGACTTACTGAAACAAAAAAGAGGCAGATTTTGGCTCGTTGCTGGGAGTCTGAAAGTGACTCTGAAATGCCAAACAAAAAGGTATGTGGTGATGCCAAGCATGTGTCCGAAAAAGAGGAAGGAGAGGCTAGTTCAGAATCAGAGGATGATGACCCTTTATGGTCAAACCATGGGACAGAAATGCTCAAGCTATTAAAAAGTAATGAGGAACAGCCTGCAGACACAAAAATTTCAAAACACAAGAGCAAGAAAGTCAAGCGGAAGCACAAGCACAAAAGGAAGAACTCTTCCAGGTCCGGATCTCGCCAATCCAAGGCAAAGAATTCCAAGAAGCACCAGAAGCCAAAAGAGACATTTCACTGGCAGCCTCCACTGGAGTTTGGGGATGAAGGTGAAGAGGATGATTCAGCCACTCAATCAAAACAATTATACATATCAAACCCTGACTCTGTCAGTGATGGAGCAAAAAGGCATGCAAAATCTGGAAAGGTCAAGCCCCAAGTTTTAGAGATTAAGGATGAGGGTCAAGGGATTATTGAATCACAGCAAGATCAGGTTTCAGTAGAGTATTCTAAAAGTatcgatgagaagaggaagaTAACCGAAAGCCAAAAATCAAAGCTAAAACGCAATGCTAAAAGAAGTCCAACTCAAAGCCATCCAGAGATTCCAAATTCTTCCACAGATCCAGAGGCCAATCTTTCAGACACTAACTTGGCAAGTATCAAACCAATAGACCCAAATAAAGTTGATATATATTCTCCAGAGCGCATCCCAGAGGCTGAGCAAATAGGGCCCAAACCGACTGGCTTTTCCCCACTGAAAAATATTCTGAATAATGGTAGTGTGCGTGTTCCACCTCAAACTGAAAAAgaaaactttattattattggaCCTGCTTTATCTCATGGCAGTCAACCAGAGGAAAATGTACCTGGTGACACTTCTTTCTCAGCAGTTGATAATAAATGGAAACCTTTGACAGACATGAATGTTGTGCAGTCCATAACTACAAAGccttttattatgaaaataaacaaacagcTAGATCAACTGGAAGGAAAGAATCAGGGTCTCAAGATTGAGATCAAGAGCAAGAGTAGAGTCCGTCCAGGATCCCTCTTTGACGAGGTACGAAAGACAGCTTGGTTAAATCAGAGACCTAGAAATCCAGACAGCTCAAGTGAAGAAGACTCTCTTCCAGCAACAGGAGAAAGAGCTGGATCCCTTAATCACTCTCAGAACAAGTCAAGATCTGGGTCCAGTCACAGGTCCGACCGTAGAAGTAGGTCCCATTCATATAGCCACTCCAGGAGCAGGTCCAGAAGCTACACCTACTCTTCCAG GAGCTACAGTAGAAGTAGAAGCAGGAGTAGATACAGTAGAGGACACTCTCGGTCTCGAAGTAGCACCTACCGAAGTTACCGCAG TCGCACCGACAGTAGGAGCCGTTCTAGAAGTCGGTATAGAGGTCGCCACACATCAAG GTCTGACTCTTCCGATAGTTATTCCAGTCGCAGCCGCAGTCGTAGCAGGAGAAGAGGGCGTCGGAGAAGCGAGAGCTCTGATCGCAGGTCCAG GTCATATCGCTCCTACAGTCGCAGTTCATCCAGGCGGCGAAGTCATAGCCGAAGCAGTCGATACAGCTGA